In one Geotoga petraea genomic region, the following are encoded:
- a CDS encoding glycosyltransferase family 4 protein encodes MEIKYILVFSLSIVLTFLMMKVAKKFNIVDKPDKILKQHEKATPYLGGVAILLSFSLFVDHGFYFLLFSSIITLLGVIDDIKGISALFRFISEFIISFFTAYYILDYSNIILTLFLAFVGVSMINSFNMIDGMDGLSSGLAMISLMIFYYFLGFQSIIIIILAILGFYFYNYPPAKIFLGDGGSYLIGFILYYYILLMTNNFGYGGFFVSLVILGFFLTDLVWAFIRRILNSGKVFEGDKDHIYDKARVFFKNDKRILTLMYLINIVFGLFSVITWNFKYFGVIISLIAFILIGYLFKLYKKT; translated from the coding sequence ATGAAAGTAGCTAAAAAATTCAATATAGTAGATAAACCAGATAAAATATTAAAGCAGCATGAAAAAGCTACTCCTTATTTAGGTGGAGTGGCTATATTACTATCATTTTCTTTATTTGTAGATCATGGGTTTTATTTTTTGCTTTTTTCATCGATAATAACTTTATTAGGTGTGATTGATGATATAAAAGGGATATCGGCTTTATTCAGATTTATTTCTGAATTTATAATATCCTTTTTCACTGCATATTATATTCTTGATTATTCAAACATAATTTTGACTTTATTTTTGGCTTTTGTAGGGGTTAGTATGATAAATTCTTTCAATATGATAGATGGAATGGATGGATTGTCATCGGGATTAGCTATGATAAGTTTGATGATTTTTTATTATTTTCTTGGATTTCAATCAATTATAATAATAATATTAGCAATTTTAGGCTTTTATTTTTATAATTATCCCCCAGCAAAAATTTTTTTGGGAGATGGTGGTTCTTACCTAATTGGTTTCATATTGTATTATTATATATTACTGATGACAAATAATTTTGGATATGGAGGTTTTTTCGTATCGCTCGTTATACTGGGTTTTTTCTTAACAGATTTAGTATGGGCATTTATAAGAAGAATTCTAAACTCGGGTAAAGTGTTTGAGGGGGATAAAGACCACATATACGATAAAGCAAGGGTTTTCTTTAAAAATGATAAAAGAATTTTAACTTTGATGTATTTAATAAACATTGTTTTTGGATTATTCTCAGTTATCACATGGAATTTTAAATATTTTGGTGTTATAATTTCATTGATAGCATTTATTTTAATCGGGTACCTATTTAAATTATATAAGAAAACTTGA